In Rhizorhabdus phycosphaerae, the genomic stretch GGGCTTTAGCACGAATCAGGCGGCGCATACAGGCGAGCAACATCGAAGGCTAGTCAGAAGGCCACAGGGGTTTGCGTGAAAGGCGCTTTGATGGGATCTCATGGCTTAAAGCGCACAACCTAGACCTCTCTACGCCTCTAAGCTTTACGCCCCATAACCCTTCAGCTCGTCGCCGGTCAGCCGGACGACATGGATCATGTTCGTCGAGCCTGGCGTGCCGAAGGGGACGCCGGCGACGACCACGATGCGGTCGCCGGCCTTCGCCAGCTTGTGGCGCAGGACCATGCGCTTGGTCTTGGCGACCATCTCCTCGAAGCTGGCCACATCGCGGGTGCGGACGGCGTGGGCGCCCCAGAGGAGGCCCAGGCGGCGCGCGGTCGCCAGTTGGGGGTCAGCACCATCAGCGGCACCATCGGGCGCTCGCGGGCGATGCGGCGCGCGGTCGAGCCCGACAAGGTGAAGCAGACGATCGCGCTCGCCGATACGGTCTCGGCGATGCTCGCGGCGGCCTCGGCCAGCGCGTCGGCGGTGGTCGCGTCGGGCAGCGTCTCGGTGAAATGCAGGCGCGCGGCATAGCCGGGGTCGCTTTCGACCGACATGGCGATGGCGTTCATCATCGAGACGGCCTCTTCGGGCCATTGGCCGCTCGCCGATTCGGCCGACAGCATCACCGCGTCGGCGCCGTCATAGATGGCGGTCGCCACGTCGGACACTTCGGCGCGGGTGGGCGAAGGCGACACGATCATCGATTCGAGCATTTGCGTCGCGACGACCACCGGGCGGCCCATGCGGCGTGCGGTCTCGACGATGCGCTTCTGCATCGGCGGCACGCGCTCGGGCGGCAGCTCGACGCCCAGGTCGCCGCGCGCGACCATCACTGCGTCAGCCAGCTCCAATATCTCTTCGAGCCGCTCGACCGCCGCCGGCTTCTCGATCTTGGCGAGCAGCGCCGCCTTGCCGCCGATCAGGCGGCGCGCCTCGGCCACGTCCTCGGGCCGTTGGACGAAGGAGAGCGCGATCCAGTCGGCGCCATGCTCGCAGGCGAAGGTCAGGTCGCGGCGGTCCTTCTCGGTCAGCGCGGCCATCGGCACGATCACGTCGGGGACGTTGAGCCCCTTGGAATTGGACAGCGGGCCGCCGACCTCGATCAGCGTGTCGATCCAGTCCGCGTGGACGTTGCGCACGCGCAGGACGAGCTTGCCGTCGTCGAGCAGCAGGCGGGTGCCGGGGCGCAGCGCTTCGAAAATCTCGCGGTGGGGCAGTTCGACGCGGGTCGCATCGCCGGGCGTCGGATCGCGGTCGAGGCGGAAGGGCTGCCCGGTTTCGAGCAGGACGCGGCCCTCGGCGAACTTGCCGACGCGCAGCTTGGGGCCCTGAAGGTCGAACAGGATCGTGGTGGTGCGGCCGAGTTCCTTCTCCATCGCGCGGATCGCCTGGACCAGCGGCACCTTGTCCTCATGCGTGCCATGACTCATGTTGATGCGGAAGGCGTCGGCGCCCGCCTTGAACAGCTGCGCGATCATCTCGGGCGAGGCGCTTGCCGGGCCGAGCGTGGCCAGCACGCGAACCTTGCGCTGGCGGGGGGAAATCTGGCTCTCCACGTGTCTTTTCCTGATCTCTATCGGGGGAGGATGCGACAGGGGATAGTCCGGCGGGCGCGGATGACAACCCCCTCCGTCACGGTAATGCCATCGATTGCATAAACCCGCTGCCGATGCGACCGGTCGCGGGCCGTCCGCTTATTCGCCGTTGAGCGTCGGGGCGGCTGCCTCTACAGCGTCTCGCCTTCACCGAACGCAGGGATAGACGAATCATGGCCGAAGCCGACACGACCGAAGACAAGGGCAGCATCGCGGCGCAGGAGCTGCGTCTGTTCGTCGAGCGGGTCGAGCGCCTCGAAGAGGAAAAGAAGGGCATCGCCGACGACATCAAGGACGTGATGTCGGAGATGAAGAGCCGCGGCTACGACACCAAGATCGTCCGCAAGCTGCTCGCCATCCGCAAGAAGAAGAAGGGCGAGCATGAGGAAGAGGCGATGATCCTCGAAACCTACATGGCTGCCTTGGGGATGCTATAACCCTCAGACGCCGGGCGCGGGGCCTCCGCCCCGCTTGGCTTCCTCGCATAAGCTCGTGCGGCCATTCGGCCTTGCGGACCATGTGCATGGTCCGACGCCGGGCTTAACGTCGGAGCCCGCAGGGCACCGCAAGCGCGACCGCGCGCCCGAGCTTATGCGAGGATAGCCAAGGCCACGGATGTGGCCGCCGACGCTTGAGGCCCGGTCTCGCGGAACATGTACATGTTCGGACGCCGGGCCTAACATCGGAGCCTGCAAGGGCTCCGCAAGGCCAAAGGCCGCCCGAACTTATGCGAAGATAGCCAAGGCCACGGATGTGGCCGCCGGCAATTGAGGGCCCGGCTTTGCCAATCATGTACATGTTCCGACGCCGGGCTTAACGTCGGAGCCCGCAGGGCACCGCAAGCGCGACCGCGCGCCCGAGCTTATGCGAGGATAGCCAAGGCCACGGATGTGGCCGCCGGCGCTTGAGGCAGAAATATAATGTCCACCTTCCAGATCGACACCGCCACCAGCCGCGCGAACCCGACGCCGGCGCCGATGAAGCGGCTCACCGTGCCCGCGATCCGCGCCGCCAAGGGCAAGCAGCCGCTGGTGATGCTGACCGCCTACACGATCCGCATGGCACAGATCCTCGATCCGCATTGCGACATGCTGCTGGTCGGCGACAGCCTGGGCCAGGTGCTCTACGGCCTGCCGTCGAGCCTGCCGGTCAGCCTCGACATGATGATCGCGCATGGCGCGGCGGTCGTGCGCGGCAGCTACCACAGCCTGGTCGTCGTCGACATGCCGTTCGGCTCCTATGAGGAAAGCCCCGAACAGGCGTTCCGCTCGGCCTCGCGGGTCCTCAAGGAAACGGGCGCGGCGGCGATCAAGCTCGAAGGCGGCGAGGCGATGGCCGAGACGATCGCCTTCCTCTCGGCGCGCGGTATTCCTGTGATCGGCCATGTCGGGCTCACCCCGCAGGCGGTCAACGCGCTCGGCGGTTATGGCGCCCGCGGGCGCAGCCAGGAAGAATATGCCAAGCTGATCGGCGACGCGAAGGCGGTGTCCGAGGCGGGGGCCTTCGCGCTGGTCGTCGAGGGGGTGGTAGAACCGCTGGCGGTCGAGATGACGCGTGCGATCGACATTCCCACGATCGGCATCGGCGGATCGGCCGACTGCGACGGCCAGGTACTGGTGATCGACGACATGCTGGGCATGTTCGATCGCGTGCCGCGCTTCGTGAAGAAATATGCGCAGCTCGCGACGCAGATCGACGCGGCCGTCGCCGAATATGCCGAGGATGTGCGCGCGCGGCGCTTTCCGACCGCCGAGCAGACCTATCAGCCCAAGGCCTGAGGCCCCGGCACCCGTTCATCGCGCATATCTATTGGCTCTGGCACGGGGCCCTGTCGCCCGCTAAGAGGGCCGGCACCGCCTGTTGTGGAGATTGTTCTTGGCCTCATTGCCGCCCACCGAGGACGCATTCGTCCGTGAAGTCGACGAAGAGCTTCGCCAGGAGCAGCTCCTCAAGGTCTGGAAACATTATGGCAAGCTGGCGCTGATCGCGGTCGCGCTGTTTCTCGCCGGGCTGGCGGCGTTCCTCTTCTGGCGCGGCGAGCAGCAGAAGGCCGCCGAAAAGCAGGGCGAGACGATGGGCGCGCTGATCGCCGACGTGCAGGCCGCGCGCAAGACCGATGCCGCCAAGAAGGCCGACGAGCTGATCGCCGGGGGAGGCTCGGGCTACCGCGTGTCGGGCCTGATGACCAAGGCCGCGCTGGCGGTCGACAAGGGCGATACCAAGGGCGCCGCCGCGATCTTTGCCGGCATCGCCGCCGACGAGGATGCCGCCCAGCCTTATCGCGACATCGCGCTGATCCGGCAGACACTCCTCGAATATGACACGCTGCCGCCGCAGCAGATCATCGACCGGCTCAAGCCCCTGACGATCGAGGGGCACCCCTTTTTCGCGACGGCGGGCGAGATGACCGCCATCGCCATGCTCCAGCTCAACCGCACCGCGGAGGCAGGGCGTCTGCTCGCCGCCGTGGCGCGCGACAAGGAAGCACCCGACACGCTGCGCGTCCGCGCCGCACGCCTCGCCACCAGCCTGGGCGTGAACGTCGACGAGGCCGCCGCACGGGCGACGGCGACCGCCCCCGCTGACAAGGATTGATCGGAATGAACCGGAAGCTTTTCGCCGCCGCCGCGGGGCTGGCGATCATGACGACCCTCGGCGGTTGCGGCATCTTCGGGGGCGGCGAGCGCAAGAAGCCCAAGACCCCGGTCGTGGGCCAGCGCATCGCGGTCCTGAGCTCGGACACCGACATCGAGGCCGATCCGACGCTGGGCGTGGTGCCGGTCACCGTGCCGGGCGAGCAGCTCAACCCCGAATGGCCGCAGCCGGGCGGCAACGCCGCCAAGGCGATCGGCCATGTTTCGCTGGGCCAGCAGCTCTCGGTGGCCTGGAGCCGCAAGATCGCCGGTTCGACGAGCAAGGCGCGCCTTGCGGCGGGTCCGGTGGTCGGCGGCGGCCGCGTCTATGTGATCGACGTGGACGCACGCATCCATGCCTTCGACCTGAAGACGGGGGCTGCGGTGTGGGAAGCGGTCCTGTCGGACAAGAACGGCAACAAGGCGTCGCTGTTCGGCGGCGGCGTCAGCTACAGCAACGGCAAGGTCTATGCGACCAACGGCGTCGGCGACACCGGGGCTTTCGACGCGGGGACCGGCAGCCAGCTGTGGAAGGTCCACCTGGGCGGGCCGCTGCGCGGCGCGCCGTCGATCGGCAACGACTCCGTCTATGTGATGAGCCAGGACAACCAGCTCTATGCGCTGAAGGAAGCCAATGGCGAGACGCTGTGGTCGGCCAGCGGCAGCCTGGAGAATGCCGGCGTGTTCGGCGCGGGTGCGCCCGCGATCGGTCAGGGCACCGTCATCGCCGGCTTCTCGTCGGGCGAGCTGACCGCCTATCGCTATGAGAATGGCCGTGTCGTGTGGCAGGATTCGCTGTCGCGCACGAGCATTAACACCTCGGTCGCGAGCCTGGTCGATATCGACGCCTCGCCTGTGATCGACCAGGGCCGCGCTTATGCGATCGGCGCCGGCGGCCGCATGATCGCGATGGACATCCTTACCGGCCAGCGGCTGTGGGAGGTCAATGTCGGCGGTCTTGAGACGCCGGTCGTCGCGGGCGAGTGGATCTTCCTCGTGACCGACGATGCGCGCCTGCTGTGCATCACCCGCACCGGTGGCCGCGTCCGTTGGCAGACCCAGCTGCCGCGCTGGAAGAACGAGAAGAAAAAGAAGCAGTCGGTCAGCTGGTCGGGGCCGGTGCTCGCAGGTGGTCGTCTGCTTCTCACCAACACGCTCGGCCAGCTGGTCGAGGTTGGCGTGGCCGACGGCGCGGTGGGCCGGACGATCAAGCTCGGCGACACCATCTATGCAGCACCCGTGGTGGCCGACAACATGCTTCTCGTCCTCACCGACAAGGGCCGGCTCGTCGCCTATCGCTGATCCCGGGCGTGCCTCCCGCCGGCTTGGCGCCGGGGCACGAAGACTCGGGCTAAACAAAAGGCTCCGGTCCCTGTAAGGGGCCTCCATGAAACATATCCCCACCGTTGCCATCGTCGGCCGCCCGAACGTCGGCAAGTCGACGCTGTTCAATCGTCTTGTCGGCAAGAAGCTCGCCCTGGTCGATGATCGCCCGGGCGTGACGCGCGACCGTCGCGAGGGCGACGCGTCGCTGCTCGGCATGGAATTCAAGATCGTCGACACCGCCGGCTTCGAAACCGACGATCCCGAGACGCTGCCGGGCCGGATGCGGGCACAGACCCAGGCGGCGGTCGACGAAGCCGATGTCGCGCTGTTCATGATCGACGCCCGCGCCGGCCTGACCCCGCTCGACGAGCAGATCGCCAACTGGCTGCGCGTTTCCGACACGCCGGTGATCGTCATCGCCAACAAGGCCGAGGGCAAGGCCGCCGAACATGGCATCTATGAAGCCTTCGGCCTCGGCCTGGGTGAGCCGGTGCCGCTGTCGGCCGAGCATGGCGAGGGTATCGTCGACCTGTTCGATGCGTTGCGCCCGCATGTCGAGCGTGAGGACAATGACGAATTCGGCGTCGAGGAGGAGGAGTCCGAAGACGAGGAGGCACGCGGGCCGCTGAAGCTCGCGATCGTCGGGCGCCCCAATGCCGGCAAGTCGACGCTGATCAACCAGATCCTCGGCGAGCAGCGGATGATCACCGGCCCCGAGGCGGGCATCACGCGCGATTCGATCGCGATCGACTGGGACTGGCATGCGCCCGACGGCGAGGTCCGCAAGATCCGCCTGATCGACACCGCCGGCATGCGCAAGCGTGCCAAGGTGCAGGACAAGCTCGAGAAGCTGTCGGTGGCCGATGGCCTGCGCGCGGTCGACTTCGCCGAGGTCGTGGTCCTTCTCCTCGACGCGACCCTTGGGCTCGAGGCGCAGGATCTGCGCATTGCCGACAAGGTGTTGCAGGAGGGCCGGGCGCTGATCATCGCGCTCAGCAAATGGGACGTCGCGGTCGACCCGCCGTCGCTGTTCCAGGGGGTGCGCGCGGCGCTCGACGAGGGGCTGGCGCAGGTCAAGGGCCTGCCGCTGCTCACGGTGTCGGGCGCGACGGGCCGCGGCGTCGATCAGCTGCTGCAGGTGGCGCATGAAACGCGCGAGGCCTGGTCGATGCGCGTCTCAACCGGCCGGCTCAACCGCTGGTTCGAAAAGGCGATCGAGGCCAACCCGCCGCCTGCACCGGGCGGCAAGCGGATCAAGCTTCGCTATCTCACGCAGGCGCGCACGCGGCCGCCGAGTTTCATCCTGTTCGGGACGCGGGTCGACCAGCTTCCGGAGAGCTATCGCCGCTATCTCGTCAACGGCATAAGACGCGAACTCGGTTTTGGCGCCGTGCCGGTGCGGCTCACCGTCCGCGCACCGCGCAATCCCTTCGATACGTGACTGCGACGCGCATCGACGCGCGCGGCATGCGGTGTCCGTGGCCCGTCGTCCGCCTGGCCAAGGCGGTGCGCGATGGCGCGTCCGAGGTGCTGATTCTTGCCGACGATCCGATCGCGCCCGGGGAGATCGCCGCGCTTGCGGCTGCGCGCGGATGGACCGTGCAGCCCGCCGAGGAAGATCATGGCTGGCACATATCGGTCCCGGCGGGCTGAGCGACGCTTTTCGTCCTCCGCCGACGCAGCGGAAATACGGTGTAATACGATAGTCTTAGAGTAACCGCTCGTTTACGCCCCACACCTAGGGTGAGTCGAACCTGGCAGGGTGCGAACAGGGACGAGACATGGCTCATAGCGGCATGCGTGTGGTGAACTGGACGACGTTCGGTGAGACCCGCGATCTGATCGGCAGCGATTTTCCGAGAATCCTCGGCTATTATCGCGAGGATGCCGCCAAATATGTGGTGGCCGTGGAGCAGGCATACCGGATCCGCGACGCTGTCGCGATGGTGCGTCCGGCCCATACGCTCAAGGGCGATTCGCTTCAGTTCGGCGGGGAGGCGCTGGGGGCGCTGGCCGAGCGTATCGAGCAGAGCGCTCGAAACAGCGTCGAAATGCAGGCTCCGCCGGAAAAGTTGGACGATGAAATACTGCAGTTGCGGCCGCTGCTGATCGAGACGCTCGCCCATTTCGAGCGGGAGATCAGCCGTTCGGCCGCGCCGGTGGTGGCCACTGGGCCTTTCCGCCGTCCCGCCGTCGCCGCGGGATTTGGCCGCAAGCAAGCCTGAGCTATGGGGCCGGCCCGCGAACGGGCCGGCCGACAGCGCGTCAGTCGTGCGCGGGCTTCGACTGAAGCTGGATATAGTTCTGGATGCCCATCCGCTCGATCATCTCGAACTGCTTTTCGAGCATGTCGACATGCTCTTCTTCCGAATCGAGGATCGACTGCAACAGATCGCGCGTGCCGAAGTCGCGAACCTGTTCGCAATAGACGATCGCTTCCTTCAGCTGCGGGATCGCGTCGTTCTCCAGGGCGAGGTCGGCTTTGAGGACCTCCTCCACCGTCTCGCCGATGCGGAGCCGGCCGAGCATCTGGAAGTTCGGCAGGCCGTCGAGGAACAGGATGCGCTCCGCAAGCCGGTCGGCATGCTTCATCTCGTCGATCGATTCCTCATATTCGCACTTGGCGAGCCGGGCGACGCCCCAATGTTCGAGCATTCGATAATGCAGGAAATATTGGTTGATCGCGGTCAGCTCGTTCTTGAGCGTCTCGTTGAGAAATTCGATGACCTTTGCGTCACCCTTCATAAAGTCCTCCAATGCAGTGACGTTGTCCGATAGACGAAACGCGCTGCGTTGGAAAGGGTTCTGGTCGATTACTTAGACAAATACGTAAACCTATTCAAAGACTTGCACCTGACATTCATTCGCACCGAAAGCGAAAGTCATTCGCAGACAAGAAAAAGGCCGCCCGGGGGCGGCCTCATGGAAAGCGTCGCTGCGAGCGGGTCAGGCGCCGACCGACTCTTCTTCGATGATGCTTCTGGCGAAGGGGAGGCACTGGCCGCAGCGCGGGCGGCGACCCAGCGTCTGATAGGCACTGCGCGGACAGCTCGCGCCCTTGCGGGCAGCGTCCCGAACATCGGATTCACGAATCGCGTTGCAGATACAAACGAGCATTCGGCACCTCTCGAATCGAGATTTACGGCTATTGCGACTGACTATCAATAGTTTTTATACGACGCCTGCACGGCTCGCCGTATCTT encodes the following:
- a CDS encoding (2Fe-2S)-binding protein, giving the protein MLVCICNAIRESDVRDAARKGASCPRSAYQTLGRRPRCGQCLPFARSIIEEESVGA
- a CDS encoding tetratricopeptide repeat protein gives rise to the protein MASLPPTEDAFVREVDEELRQEQLLKVWKHYGKLALIAVALFLAGLAAFLFWRGEQQKAAEKQGETMGALIADVQAARKTDAAKKADELIAGGGSGYRVSGLMTKAALAVDKGDTKGAAAIFAGIAADEDAAQPYRDIALIRQTLLEYDTLPPQQIIDRLKPLTIEGHPFFATAGEMTAIAMLQLNRTAEAGRLLAAVARDKEAPDTLRVRAARLATSLGVNVDEAAARATATAPADKD
- the panB gene encoding 3-methyl-2-oxobutanoate hydroxymethyltransferase encodes the protein MSTFQIDTATSRANPTPAPMKRLTVPAIRAAKGKQPLVMLTAYTIRMAQILDPHCDMLLVGDSLGQVLYGLPSSLPVSLDMMIAHGAAVVRGSYHSLVVVDMPFGSYEESPEQAFRSASRVLKETGAAAIKLEGGEAMAETIAFLSARGIPVIGHVGLTPQAVNALGGYGARGRSQEEYAKLIGDAKAVSEAGAFALVVEGVVEPLAVEMTRAIDIPTIGIGGSADCDGQVLVIDDMLGMFDRVPRFVKKYAQLATQIDAAVAEYAEDVRARRFPTAEQTYQPKA
- the der gene encoding ribosome biogenesis GTPase Der gives rise to the protein MKHIPTVAIVGRPNVGKSTLFNRLVGKKLALVDDRPGVTRDRREGDASLLGMEFKIVDTAGFETDDPETLPGRMRAQTQAAVDEADVALFMIDARAGLTPLDEQIANWLRVSDTPVIVIANKAEGKAAEHGIYEAFGLGLGEPVPLSAEHGEGIVDLFDALRPHVEREDNDEFGVEEEESEDEEARGPLKLAIVGRPNAGKSTLINQILGEQRMITGPEAGITRDSIAIDWDWHAPDGEVRKIRLIDTAGMRKRAKVQDKLEKLSVADGLRAVDFAEVVVLLLDATLGLEAQDLRIADKVLQEGRALIIALSKWDVAVDPPSLFQGVRAALDEGLAQVKGLPLLTVSGATGRGVDQLLQVAHETREAWSMRVSTGRLNRWFEKAIEANPPPAPGGKRIKLRYLTQARTRPPSFILFGTRVDQLPESYRRYLVNGIRRELGFGAVPVRLTVRAPRNPFDT
- the bfr gene encoding bacterioferritin codes for the protein MKGDAKVIEFLNETLKNELTAINQYFLHYRMLEHWGVARLAKCEYEESIDEMKHADRLAERILFLDGLPNFQMLGRLRIGETVEEVLKADLALENDAIPQLKEAIVYCEQVRDFGTRDLLQSILDSEEEHVDMLEKQFEMIERMGIQNYIQLQSKPAHD
- a CDS encoding PQQ-binding-like beta-propeller repeat protein, whose protein sequence is MNRKLFAAAAGLAIMTTLGGCGIFGGGERKKPKTPVVGQRIAVLSSDTDIEADPTLGVVPVTVPGEQLNPEWPQPGGNAAKAIGHVSLGQQLSVAWSRKIAGSTSKARLAAGPVVGGGRVYVIDVDARIHAFDLKTGAAVWEAVLSDKNGNKASLFGGGVSYSNGKVYATNGVGDTGAFDAGTGSQLWKVHLGGPLRGAPSIGNDSVYVMSQDNQLYALKEANGETLWSASGSLENAGVFGAGAPAIGQGTVIAGFSSGELTAYRYENGRVVWQDSLSRTSINTSVASLVDIDASPVIDQGRAYAIGAGGRMIAMDILTGQRLWEVNVGGLETPVVAGEWIFLVTDDARLLCITRTGGRVRWQTQLPRWKNEKKKKQSVSWSGPVLAGGRLLLTNTLGQLVEVGVADGAVGRTIKLGDTIYAAPVVADNMLLVLTDKGRLVAYR
- a CDS encoding DUF2312 domain-containing protein, coding for MAEADTTEDKGSIAAQELRLFVERVERLEEEKKGIADDIKDVMSEMKSRGYDTKIVRKLLAIRKKKKGEHEEEAMILETYMAALGML
- a CDS encoding sulfurtransferase TusA family protein translates to MTATRIDARGMRCPWPVVRLAKAVRDGASEVLILADDPIAPGEIAALAAARGWTVQPAEEDHGWHISVPAG
- a CDS encoding Hpt domain-containing protein, with protein sequence MAHSGMRVVNWTTFGETRDLIGSDFPRILGYYREDAAKYVVAVEQAYRIRDAVAMVRPAHTLKGDSLQFGGEALGALAERIEQSARNSVEMQAPPEKLDDEILQLRPLLIETLAHFEREISRSAAPVVATGPFRRPAVAAGFGRKQA